In Lytechinus pictus isolate F3 Inbred chromosome 13, Lp3.0, whole genome shotgun sequence, the DNA window TctcctctcttcctctcttcctctcttccccaGTACCTTTAATGTTACtttgtttctttgaataaaaaaacccAAGTATATAGAATGCATATATTTCGACACTGTTTCAAGGTATACACACCTCGATACCATCATCCTTGAACAACCACAGGTATTCTTCTTTCAGCTGTGCTATTGATAGGTTTTCgtttatgatttcatttcttcTATCAGAGAAGGTTAAGGTCATCCTGGATTCCACCTCTTCGTAGTTGGGTCGCTTTTTGGTCCCTTCTGTTAGTGGCCATCGTTTGTGTGCTTTGATGCTCTCGTCATCTTCAGAAGCCTGCCTTGATGGAAGGTAGTTGGCCATCCCGAAAATAGGAGGATACTTCACCTGCTCCTTTGGTGTCTTGAAAATATTCCGGGTTGGTGGTTGCTTCCTCTTTCGTTGTTGAACTTCCAAGCTGGCTCTCATGGTACCATCCCGTCTCCTGCTGTTCTGAAACTTATACTTAAGTTTTGTAACCCACAGTTGCTAAAAAAGAAGAAcagatacaaatatatataaagagtTAGGCCTATTCAATATTTATAAGTGTCACATATAAAGTAGATAGAATAGACAAATTGATTGTATGCATGCAGAATGGTTGATATTATGTACATGTCTAATAGATTCAAACATCGACTGCAGAATATTCACCACACCAAGAATATCTCAAGATAACACCGCAAGCCTTGTTCCTTGCAACTAATTATAAATACAACTACCTATATACACAGGGGATTAATTTGTAGTTATTTTTCTGTCTGTAAGTTTGATTAGCAGGCTTCTTGAGCAGGTTtgcaattaaaatatttcatattgtgcTTAGAAAGATGAactgaatataaaaaagtgGGGATTTAATTTAGAAAAGAACTAGATAGATGAGAATTAACAAAATGGTTCCAGTTTATCATGCAGAAACTCTCCCAGTATATCGTCAGACAGTTACTTGCGTATGTGTGTGAGGGGGGTGTCTTCACAGCAGGAGGCAATGTTGCTCAGAGTAATAAAATCTAGCACTGCCAATCCCAAGGTGATTGCATATATATAGTGGAGACAGATCCCATCGGTCTAGGGCTAGTTACGCTGCGAACGTTCGAACACCGGTAAGACGCAACTTAGCCCTATAACtaagcctacatgtatgcttgCAGAGGTGGGTAAGACGGGTGGGGTTGTATTTCCGATCACTTAACATTCCTTAATATTCTAGACTTTGCCGTGTTTGTTGTCTGATTCTACTAAAAATACACATCAAATTTCACTAAAATTATCCAAGTTTGTCTTGCATACATTTAAGACATCATATTGTGTTAAAAGAGTGAGAACATGTTCATGTTATATCGTGAATTTTGAGTAACAAAGTTAGGCGTTCGGAATTAGGACCCGTTCGGAATTTCGACACCTTGGTAGTTTTAGTACCATATACCGGGTCGTAGCCCGAGACCAGTCCATGGCATCATGTCATCATGCCGGATTCAAGGCTCAAGCTATCATATagagcaaacaaacaaacaaaaagaaacacgTAAAACTCaccaaaaaaccccaaaactTCTGTTACGGGTAGGCCTATAAATTTTTGTAAAGGTACATCTTCTCATACACCGTACCTCGTCGCATGTCCGCATCCGACCGACATCCCGCGGCGCGCTCGATTGACCGGGCGCAGATAGTACTCGTGATCTGAGTAGGCGTACCGGACGCAACATTTAAAATTACGCATATCCAATAAAATTACTCGCAAAGACTTTCATGAGACCCCGAGACTGTCGTGGTTTACTCATCTAGTGAATTAAGGTATTTCTCAGCAATTCTCACTTTACTCGATTGTTAGTGTTTTCACCCGTTCATCCACCAAGCCGTACCAGATTAAAGAGAAACTCACTTTGCACATTTGTTTGACGTAATTATTTGTGTAAGGGAtactcaagaaaaaaaaagagtatacTGGAAGAGCGGATGTAATTTTTAACAGAAACACAGATTCTGAAGTAAAAATACGTAATATACGAATAAAAGGCACTCGGTTCCATGAGTAGCCGTGAGTAGCAAAAGATTTTACTCATGGAaactagttattattttttgtgcgTACCTTTTCTAATCATGGATAGGATGCGTGGGCTCATAAACTAAacaattcgagcgcgaagctagagccgaaatttttgatgtaTTGTCATGAAAAAGGGGGAGTGTTTGTAAAATAATTTATCATTTACAGCGCCGTAATTTTGGGCATTATATCGCCGTAATTGGGCAGCATAACGCCGTAATTTAGAATATGAGACCAGATTCCTTCAGGAATATCTAGATAGGGTTTTATCATTGCGTAGTCTTAACAAGATGCAGTTGAACGCCAGTAAAACCAAAGCAATGAGAATTGCTCCTTGTAAAAAGAATGTTGGTAATACTAGTTACATGATAGATGATGGGGTAATTGAACAGGTCAGTTGTATCATAGAGCTATTCCTCTATGGTTGTATCAAGTACTTCTCAATTCCCAGTTAACCGTGGGATGACCATGTAAATCATGTTGTTTCAAGGTGTAGCCGTGTGCTCGGACTCCTTTCCCGTATGTCGGCTGGCCTCTCTTCACGAGCGCTTCTGACATTATACAAGTAATTTGTGCTGCCCATCCTTAATTTTGGTGTTCATATTGATATACTCGAGCACATTCAGAGAAGGGCAACACGAATGATACTCAGACATGAGATGCCATATGACCAGCGTTTGCGATTTATGGCATACGTTGAACCTAGGATGATTTTTTGATGGTGTTCTTTTTTCGTTAAATTGTTGTATGGCTTGATCGTATGCGATGTCGTGAGGGACAATATTTTAATACGTGTAAGGCGTTCTGAGGTAGATGTTAGAATTGATTTGTACACCTACAGGCACCGATATTCCATTGTATGGGAAGCCCAGCCCTCTGGATGCAGAGTCGAAATAGTATCAGGAGACATTGAACATGTTCTGGGTGTCCTCAAGAGAGATGAGATCCTAAAATGCCAGTTAgattagaaaataaatcaaaactaTATCTAAAGATCCACAACACCTTTTTCAAGTTTCATTTTCCCAAACGGTGTCCAATATTCTGatttatattatatgatattataTCTTTAATCTCATACGTTATAAAGTTGTTTCGACTGCTCCCTGTTTATTCCAGCTCAATTATTTTAATTAAGTATTAATTAAGTTAAACATAAATTGGTTCATTTTTGTGCAACCAACCTGTTTTATACTATcatgttattccattttgttactCTTGTATGTAATGATTTTTGTTCTCCCAATCAGGTGTGGGAGGGAAGGCCTGTGTGCCATGGCCGTTAAATTGGCCTTTTCCCTACCCAGGCTACCTGGTTTTGTGAGCAAGGgtctaaaaaaattgtatttttttttttactattttcattCTTGCATTGTACATGCTGTCCTGTTTTTCATTTCTGAAAGTGCCATTGGTCAAACGATGTCACATGATTAGAGGATAATGGAAGCACAAAAATGTTTGGCAACTCCCCCCCCCTTGGGCGACAGGGGACGGgtaccatctttttttttcaaaaaaagggtgtttttacccgttttttttttttttgctaggggagggggcccgggccccccccccctccctggatccgccactgacaTATTGATACGCCGGCCATTTGTAGACATCACATGTGACAATTAATTTGGCGTCGTGCTTATGAACAAAATTAGATAAAGTTTTACAAAAAGAAGCGATTATAGGTTACAATTTAACAGCAAAGTCACTTGCTTCTTTTTGTTAAAGTATTTGGCAAAAAGAGGAGTATgtgataatttgattttttatgtcAATTAATTGCTTTCGTAAAATTATCTCCTCAAATATAACATTTGAACAAATTAAGGGAAGCATGTTTGTGTCACGGTAATTGCATTATATGTAGCAGTTGAAGTTAATAGTCGTAGAGAattgtttatatattatatgttaCTGTAATTTTAGAATATGTATTTAGTTTCCGAATTTTGTTAAAAGTACAATTAAGAGAGATATTAAATTAAGCCCACATGTTCCATGtatgttgaaataaaaagtgactTCAAGGTTCAAGCCAAATATTCCATTGTTAGTAGTTCGTGTTTGTGAATGTCTAATCGAGTAACTTAGCTGGACATGCTAAAAAATGGCCCTTTAGCAGAACTATTTTTGTATACCACCATATATCCATAACACCGCAATGATTTCGGCTGTTTTTATGGTTTATTTTATTAGCTAACCATAATTTATAATTAGCAATTTAGCTGCAAAATGTCAGTTACCTCTTTAGATATATAGATGTTTTACTTTTAGGCCCCAAACTTTGTCCAGCTGTTAGTTTTCATCACCAGCTGATGGCATATAAATACTACGTTAATTAGCGGACTCTATGGTACTTTGAAAACTCGATGCTGGGGCGATCGAACCTTGTATTTCAAAGAAGTTAAAATGTTCAGGAGAGTGAAAATTATGGCTACCATAGCACTAAAAGAAATGAGACTGCTTTCTCTTTGACATGCTGTAGCGGCTTCATTTTGAGGAATAGAGAGCTAGGATTTGGACAGGACATCACTTGACCGATATTTGCTAGAGATAAGTTCAAAAACGgtaattttcaccaaaatttgagATACAAGTTGATATCACCCCAGCGACGATGTCTTCTTCCGCTTTCTATCCCTTAATTCTCTACTTTTTCAGTTTCCATTtcccttcctttttcttctttcctttccttctttcactTCTTCCTCCTTTCATTTCCTACTTTTCCTTCTGTAGTATTTAGGAACTCAGAGACATAAAACTAGATATAATGAATTTagaagttgagatgatttaatctattccaagatgtCCGATCATATTCAGATCATGTGTACATAAAGGGGATTGAGCCCTCGACGTTGACTGTTAGCACAGTCTTACAAACACAACATATTTCCCTCCTTTAAAGAGATGAATAATGTTATATAACTAAGTCCAGATATGAGTTCAAAAGTTTATGAGTCTAGAAAATAAAACTTGTTTATTAACAACAAGCCTGAAATTTTATTAACCTATATTGAGCAATTGTTTCATATGAGTCCAGAACTTAAACGTTCcagttttttaatttctatgcTCAATACTTGTCGGCTCTAAGGATTTAAGATCTGTAATCTCGTAGATATCCAGGTCGTCTCCTTAGACGCTGAGAACGACGAACAGTTCGCGGTTCTGCTCGCTGTTGCTCTTGATCTTCAGTGCTTGTAGGGAATGGAAAGGTGTCTTCCCAATCGCTTTCATTCATGTTGCCTGGCTTGCTCGCGATAAGGCGTCTGGTGTTCCATCGCGTTCCGTCATCTAGTACAAATGCATTCGAGCCGAGCTTCTTCACGATCTGTTTGGGTTTCGATACCCCCGAAGCTAGCTTGTGCTTGCGATTTGGACGCTGTACACGAACCCAGTCACCGATAGCGAATTTCGGTGTGATTGCTCGTCTGCGTTTGGCAGTGTACGCTTTCATGCTTTGCTGTTTCCTCTCAATCTCTCTCGCTTCAGCCTGTGTGCTTGCAGGCTCTGAAACCGGTTCTTTCAGGATGTTGAATGGCATACGGAGGTTCCGTCCCAACATCAACTCTGCTGGAGTATTTCCGGTTAGCGAGTGAGGTGTTGAGCGATACGTGCGTAGTAGGGTCTGGATGGCCTTATCGAAGGTCATTCCATCTGCGAGATTCGCTTTCAAGCTCTCCTTGATTACCCGGTTGAAACGCTCTACGCCGCCATTGCTTTGAGGGTTGTAGCGAGTTGTGAGGCGATGTTGAATTCCTTTAACGGCTAGGAATTCTTCGAACTGTTCAGACGTGAACTGTGGTCCATTGTCCGTGGTGATAGATTCTGGAAGACCCCACTTGGTAAACATCTTCTCCAAGATGCTAATGACTGATGTCGTAGTGACTGAGCTTGTTGCTGCTATCTCAGGCCACTTGCTATGGAGGTTGTGTACAACTAACAAAAATCGCTGACTTTGAGGAGCGGCTTGGACTTCCCCAAAGATGTCGACTTGAAGTTGCTGCCATGGCTTCTTCGGCCATGGGGTCGGCTGCAGTGGTGCTGGCCGCGGTTGAGTTTTCTCGCTGAGAGTACACGCTTCACAAGATCTGACGAGATCTTCTACGCGTCGATCGATCGCTGGCCACCAGATTGCTTCGCGACATCGTTGCTTCATCTTCACCACACCTGGATGACTTTCATGTGCGGTTTGTAACACACGATGTTGAAGCGATTTCGGGATTACCGCTCGGGTGCCACGGACGATACACGTGTCGTCGAAGATAGCTAGCTCATTGCGAACACAATGATATGGAACGAGGTCTTCGGAAATCTCTCTAGGCCATGCTGTTTGGAGATAATGACAGACCTTCTGTAGAGTTGCATCTGCGGCTGACTCTGTTTTCAGCTGCTCACGCGTCACAAGCTTTGCGGTCACGTGAGAGATCACCATAAGAACGTAGTCTTCGATGTCGCTTCTTGCATGGCTATCGCGATCGCGTTCGGTGTACGGCTAAGCATATCTGCTACTCGGTTGCGTGAACCCGCGAGATATTCGACCTTGAAATCATATTGGTGCAGTCGATCTGACCATCTGTAGATGCGGAGTGGGCGGTGTCCAGATCCTGAAGTGCTCAACAAGGTTGTTAAGGCTTGATGGTCAGTACGAAGTGTGAACTTGCGACCGTAGAGGTACATATGCCAGTGTTCGCAGGCATAGATGCATGCGAGAGCTTAGCGTTCTCCTGTAGAATACTTTCGCTCTGTGTCCGACAACGCTCGAGATGCGAATGCGACCGGACGTACACTGCCGTCGATCGTTTGCGATAACACTGCTCCGATAGCGAACGCTGACGCGTCTGTAGTCACGTACGTTTCAGCGCTTGGAGTGAAGTGAGCGAGAACTGGTGGCTCTGCGATTCTTCCCTTGAGAGTGTTGAATGCGGTCTCTTGTGCGTTGTGCCATTCCCAAAGCGCGTCCTTCCGGAGAAGCTTCTGCAGAGGTTCTGAGATTTCTGCGTATTGTGGCACGAATTTGCGGTAGAAGTTCGTTGTTCCCAAGAATGAGGCTAGCTCCTTCACATTCGTTGGGGCTGGGAGTGTTCGGATAGCTGCAACGTTGTCGAGTGTAGGCGTCAGACCACTTGCAGTGACATGATATCCCAGAAAATCAATGTCCGAAGCAGCGAACGTGCACTTGGCCTCGTTGAGCGTCAAGTTATGCTTGGCGAGGCGCGTCATGACTTCTGCTAATCGTTGATTGTGCTGAGCCTTGTCCTCTCCGAAGACTACCACATCATCAAGGAGATTCAACGTGCCCTCGATTCCAGCTAGAACTGAAGAAACGATTTTCTGGAATGCGCTAGGTGCTGAATTCAGTCCATAGGGCATACGGCGATACTGAAACATGCCTATGTGTGTGTTGAATGCAGTGAGATGGCGGCTCTGCTCTGCTAGCGGAACCTGGAGATAGCTACGTCTCATGTCTAGTTTAGAGAAAACTTTAGCTCCGTGGAATGAAGCTGAAAGTTCATTCATAGTAGGAAGTGGATACTTATCCGGAATGATTGCCTTGTTGACTGCCCTCAAATCTACACAAAGTCTAAGATCTCCATTCTTACGGCGTGCGATGACCAGATTAGACACCCACGGGGATGAATCGATGCGCTCGATGATGCCATCGGATTCAAGCCTATGAAGTTCCTTTGAGACTTCATCCCTGACAGCTAACGGAAGTCGACGGAGACTCTGTGCAGTAGGTGGGACTGAGGAATCCACCCTTGGTGCATGACAATATCCTTTGCATTTACCAAACTCGTTGAAAAGTGCAGCATAGCGTTCTCTATACGCATTGTCTATGAGCCGAATGCGTTCACCAGTGTGGTCGTTCATCTGAAATCCTAGGGCGTCGAACAGATTGACTCCCATAAGGCTCCCGCCCTTCGCTATGTAGAACGTAAAGCTGTCGAGATGTACATCCTTGTACCCGACAGGAAGCTCAACCGTGCCCAGAACGGAAATCAGTGTAGGTGGTTCACCATATGCTATGAGCTTGCTCGATGTCGATGACAGGCTACAATGTGAGAAATGTCGATGATACAGTTTATCACTAAAAATTGACACTTTGGCCCCCACATCAATCATCAAAGAGAGGTTAGTACCAGCAATCTGCACTTCACATTCTTTGAACTGACCTGAATTTGCTGAAGAAATCCGGTCTGAGAGTGTGAACACGCTGCTTGCTATGTCGCCCTCTATTGGTTCATCAACGTGTCGAACTGAAGATGCACTTTTCTTGGTAGATCTGCATACGCTAGAGAAATGGTTCATCTTCGAGCACGAATTACAACGTTTTCCAAACGCTGGACACGCTTTCGGAGGGTGTGTCCGTCCGCAGTTCGAACACGACTTCAAGTTAGCATGGTTAGAGCGGGCTTTGTTATGATATGGTCGTTTGATGTTCTGTACTGGAGTTGCCTGATGTGCAGTACGACTATGTCCTGTACTGGCACTCACAGTCACATCGTGTTGTTTGAGGAGCTTGGCGTCCAGCATTGCGGCTTCGATCTGGATCGCTAGATCGAGCGCCTTCTTAAGTGTCAGACCGTCATCCTCCATTAACAGACGTTCTCTAATACGGGGAATAGACGTCTTTTCGATTAGTTGATCTCTAACCAGTTCATCGTTTAAGGTGCCAAACTTGCACTTGGATGCCAGTTCGGTTATGGCTGCCACATATTGTTTTACTGGCTCCCCATGACCTTGTACTCTCTGTCGGAAACGATATCGTTCAATCATCACACTTGTTTTTGGCCCAAAATATTTCTCAAGTTCATCAACAGCTTTATCGTACGTACCGGTAGTAGACACTTCCAGCTGTCCGAAGATCCGCTGCCCCTCTGCGCCCAAACAGTGGATCAGGATTGCGCGGCGGCGGAGGTCGGGTATCTCCGCTGTGTCCAACCCGCTTGCAGTCAAATACGTTTTGAAGCTCAAAATCCATCGTGACCAAGGCACAGGAGGTTCTCCTGGGGTTGCTAGGAATGGGTTAGGTGCTACAAGACCTATTCCAGCCATTCTCGTCGCCAGATGTAGTATTTAGGAACTCAGAGACATAAAACTAGATACAATGAATTTagaagttgagatgatttaatctattccaagatgtCCGATCATATTCAGATCATGTGTACATAAAGGGGATTGAGCCCTCGACGTTGACTGTTAGCACAGTCTTACAAACACAACACCTTCTCTTcctaattctttcttttttcgtATTTTCTTATTCTCTTCCATCTTTCCTTtactccttttcctttttttctcatcTCATTCAATATTCAATGTCGCCACATCAtcacatacaaaataaattggCATATTCAGCAGAACTCACAAACATCACTGCAGTTTAAAACCCAAAGTTTTGACATGGGAGTATATATAGTGACATACATTATTGGGTTAAGGGAAACTTAATCCTTGGACAGAATTGAAAGTGAAAGAAACAGATTTCCAGTATTAAGCTTTTATTCaacttaaataaaacaaactggATTAAAgaacacagattttttttctgatctaaCAACCTTCACAAAAGAATTCTTAGTACACATTATTACAACACATGAAAACTCACACTGTATGCATATTCATTGTAAGAGTTGTGGTCATGTGACTGTGCATGATGCCATAGTTAAGCAACTATCCAAATGTTTTGTCATATATAGAGTGAACTTCCTAACTTTCAATTGGAGAAATGTTGCTTACTGTTATGAGTGTGTAGAAACACACTATCCTTCATAATAAACATTGAACATAAAGATAACATGGAAGAAGACTAAGATGAGGAGATAGAAAATGAtgcagaaagagaaaagaagttTGAAAAGTTGTTGCACTGCTTgatcgagagagagagagatagagagagagggagagagggagagagagaatgatGCCTGTACAagtactatatatatataaatgcagGAATGCCTGGAATGCTCAGCGGGCACATATGCCAAGTGGTGACCATGTCAACCATTGTTAAACTAGGAAACATGGTTAACAACCTAGCTGGCACGAGCCTGTCGAGCATCCGAAGCCTGCCCGCATGTATGTTACAGATATTAAAAcataatgtaaaagaaaaaccTAAAAATACTACATTAATATATATAGCCACTGAAGGTA includes these proteins:
- the LOC129273935 gene encoding uncharacterized protein K02A2.6-like; this encodes MVISHVTAKLVTREQLKTESAADATLQKVCHYLQTAWPREISEDLVPYHCVRNELAIFDDTCIVRGTRAVIPKSLQHRVLQTAHESHPGVVKMKQRCREAIWWPAIDRRVEDLVRSCEACTLSEKTQPRPAPLQPTPWPKKPWQQLQVDIFGEVQAAPQSQRFLLVVHNLHSKWPEIAATSSVTTTSVISILEKMFTKWGLPESITTDNGPQFTSEQFEEFLAVKGIQHRLTTRYNPQSNGGVERFNRVIKESLKANLADGMTFDKAIQTLLRTYRSTPHSLTGNTPAELMLGRNLRMPFNILKEPVSEPASTQAEAREIERKQQSMKAYTAKRRRAITPKFAIGDWVRVQRPNRKHKLASGVSKPKQIVKKLGSNAFVLDDGTRWNTRRLIASKPGNMNESDWEDTFPFPTSTEDQEQQRAEPRTVRRSQRLRRRPGYLRDYRS